The following coding sequences lie in one Notolabrus celidotus isolate fNotCel1 chromosome 6, fNotCel1.pri, whole genome shotgun sequence genomic window:
- the gtf2h1 gene encoding LOW QUALITY PROTEIN: general transcription factor IIH subunit 1 (The sequence of the model RefSeq protein was modified relative to this genomic sequence to represent the inferred CDS: deleted 6 bases in 5 codons), producing the protein MASLSEEVLLVVKKVRQRKQDGTLYLMAERIAWSPEGKDRFTVSHLYADIRCQKISPDGKAKIQLQLVLHTGDSTTFHFANDSTALKDREAAKELLQQLLPKFKKKANKELEEKNRMLQEDPVLFQLYKDLVVSQVISADEFWANRFGDLNNSDLAPNSTKQEVGISGAFLADIRPQTDGCNGLRYNLTADIIESIFRTYPAVKQKYSENVPHNLTEKEFWTRFVQSHYFHRDRINTGTQDIFSECAKQDEKGLRSMVVQGVKNPLVDLLSLEDKTLDEGYGIADNSRHNFLRQQVGEGGSNAAIIKRFNHHSAMVLAAGSRKGETPTDQASETSSTDGNSRDSDFFQPPDKEGEMMVKLQEAIEYEDLQRENRPKTVALNLKKSDRYAHGPVPLQSQQYSTSQDIINSVNYIRHEMVNYKPNLTQVLSSTAATSAIAALSPGGVLMQAGAQQAINQMVPTDVQGELKHLYAAAGELLRHFWTCFPVNTPFLEEKVMKMKSNRERFQMTKLRPFQEKIQRQYLSTNLTGHLEEMLQTAYNKFHIWQTRRM; encoded by the exons ATGGCATCACTCTCAGAGGAGGTGCTGCTGGTGGTGAAAAAGGTTCGCCAGAGAAAGCAGGATGGCACACTTTATCTGATGGCTGAACGTATAGCCTGGAGCCCAGAGGGTAAAGACCGCTTCACAGTCAGCCACTTGTATGCAGATATTCGCT gTCAGAAGATAAGTCCAGATGGTAAAGCCAAAATTCAGCTCCAGCTGGTCCTTCACACCGGTGACAGTACCACATTCCACTTTGCCAATGATAGCACAGcactgaaagacagagaggctgCTAAAGAACTACTGCAGCAGCTACTGCCcaagtttaaaaagaaagcaaacaaggAACTGGAAGAGAAAAACAG GATGCTTCAAGAAGACCCAGTGCTTTTTCAGTTATATAAAGATCTCGTGGTGAGCCAAGTGATCAGTGCTGATGAA TTCTGGGCCAACCGCTTCGGAGACTTAAACAACTCAGACCTCGCACCAAACAGCACCAAACAAGAAGTCGGTATATCTGGAGCCTTTTT GGCAGACATCAGACCTCAGACCGATGGCTGCAATGGCTTGAGATATAATCTCACAGCTGACATCATTGAATCCATCTTCAGAACATACCCTGCAG TGAAACAGAAGTATAGTGAAAATGTGCCTCATAATCTGACGGAGAAGGAGTTCTGGACTCGC TTTGTCCAGTCCCATTATTTTCACCGAGACCGCAtcaacacaggaacacaggataTTTTCTCAGAGTGTGCAAAGCAGGATGAAAAAG GCTTAAGGTCTATGGTGGTTCAAGGGGTAAAGAATCCTTTGGTCGACCTCCTGTCTTTAGAGGATAAAACACTGGATGAG GGTTATGGTATTGCGGACAACTCTCGCCACAACTTCCTCCGCCAACAGGTCGGTGAAGGAGGCAGCAATGCGGCTATTATAAAAAGG TTCAATCATCACAGTGCTATGGTGCTCGCAGCAGGCTCACGCAAGGG GGAAACGCCAACTGACCAAGCAAGTGAGACC AGCAGTACAGACGGAAACTCGAGGGATTCTGACTTCTTTCAGCCTCCAGACAAAGAAGGTGAGATGATG GTGAAGTTACAAGAAGCCATTGAATATGAAGACCTGCAAAGGGAAAACAGACCAAAAACAGTTGCGTTAAACCTCAAAAAATCTGACAG GTATGCTCACGGTCCTGTGCCACTTCAGTCCCAGCAGTATTCAACAAGCCAAGATATCATCAACTCTGTCAACTACATCCGGCACGAGATGGTCAACTACAAACCCAACCTCACTCAG GTGTTGTCCAGCACTGCTGCTACTTCTGCCATT GCAGCACTTTCTCCTGGAGGCGTCCTGATGCAGGCAGGAGCACAACAAGCCATAAATC AGATGGTACCTACTGATGTTCAAGGAGAGTTGAAGCATCTTTATGCAGCTGCTGGAGAGTtattgagacatttctggaccTGTTTTCCTGTAAACACGCCGTTTTTAGAGGAGAAG gtgatgaagatgaagtcAAACCGTGAGAGATTTCAGATGACCAAGCTTCGTCCTTTTCAGGAGAAGATTCAGCGTCAGTACTTAAGTACAAAT CTCACAGGCCATTTGGAGGAGATGCTGCAGACAGCCTACAACAAGTTCCACATCTGGCAAACCCGTCGCATGTGA
- the LOC117814013 gene encoding intestinal mucin-like protein has product MYNETDGQGWCYTSYCNSTCNVVKLLRPCHSTTPLPTTTTTIITTTSSGITTQKCDRSCSLPTEKCQLGYELEVKNETCCPSFQCVPKNVCVFNDNEYKSGMTFSNGPCETCTCTDSKDPLTMLNTYECISKSCLFECPEGHELETKPGDCCPICKKTSCVLDVPGLPSPIIIEPSKSWSPPNDNCTKYECTKVKDDFRTSEKQVSCPAFNPENCVPGTEQTDKNGCCRTCTPRQDCLMRKNSTHLQLKDCKSVDLVEITSCAGSCGESSSVYSAESNSMVHTCSCCREMSTTTKEVEMTCADGSTVMHSYISVEKCSCQVTECPQNNKG; this is encoded by the exons ATGTATAATGAAACTGATGGACAAGGCTGGTGTTACACTTCATATTGCAATTCGACGTGCAATGTTGTGAAGCTTCTCAGACCGTGCCACTCTACTACCCCACTacctaccaccaccaccaccatcatcacaaCCACAAGCTCTGGAATTACAACACAAA aaTGTGACAGGAGCTGTTCATTGCCAACAGAGAAGTGCCAATTGGGATACGAGTTGGaagtaaaaaatgaaacttGTTGCCCCTCTTTCCAGTGTG tTCCCAAAAACGTCTGCGTCTTCAATGATAATGAGTACAAG TCTGGTATGACTTTCTCCAATGGCCCATGTGAAACATGCACCTGTACAGACTCCAAGGACCCACTCACCATGCTGAACACCTATGAGTGTATTTCGAAGTCTTGTTTATTCGAGTGTCCAGAG gGACATGAGTTGGAAACCAAACCTGGGGATTGTTGTCCAATATGTAAAAAGACAAGCTGTGTGTTAGATGTCCCTGGCTTACCTTCTCCAATTATTATTGAA CCCTCTAAGTCTTGGTCACCACCAAATGACAACTGCACAAAGTATGAGTGCACAAAGGTGAAGGATGACTTCAGGACCTCTGAGAAACAAGTCTCATGTCCTGCCTTTAATCCAGAGAACTGCGTACCT GGTACTGAACAAACTGACAAGAATGGTTGTTGCAGAACTT GTACCCCTCGTCAAGACTGTTTAATGCGGAAGAACTCTACTCACCTACAGTTGAAGGACTGCAAGTCGGTTGATCTGGTGGAAATCACATCATGTGCTGGATCCTGTGGAGAATCATCTTCAGT GTACTCTGCTGAGAGCAACAGCATGGTGCATACATGCTCCTGTTGTCGAGAAATGTCTACCACCACAAAGGAAGTGGAGATGACCTGTGCTGATGGTAGCACTGTCATGCACTCCTACATTTCAGTAGAAAAGTGCAGTTGCCAGGTCACTGAATGTCCTCAAAACAACAAAGGCTAA